The Syntrophorhabdus sp. genomic sequence CCTCAGGAAGGAAAGAACAACAAGGACAAGGCAAAAATGGGGTCTGTCAAAGACGATAGGGTGAACCCAACCGCGCGTGATGGCTACAACAGTTTCTTGAACTCTTCCACCCCTAGACCGGCCGCCCTTATGATGGCCCGGAGTGTTCCCCGGTCAAGTTCCTTATGGTCAGGTACGACCACTTGC encodes the following:
- a CDS encoding type II toxin-antitoxin system HicA family toxin; the encoded protein is QVVVPDHKELDRGTLRAIIRAAGLGVEEFKKLL